CTCGGAAACCTTCCTCAACCTCTCAACATACTCGCTCACGCTAATCCAGAGAGACGGAGTGCTACGGCCCATTAAACCCCTTTTTAGAAATCCCTTAGCTGAATGTTTAAATAACTGGGCCCGTGGAAAGCCTGCGGAATAGTTTCGGCAACCCCTCTCGTGTTTATGCATCACATACTTCTTGGATGATGAAATGAGAGTAACAGGCTTTAAGCCATTGGACGAATTGGTTAGCCCTGTTGAAAAACACTGGAGCATCGAGTTCTACGGCGATCCCTCAATCCTCTTCCCACTGATCCACTACACTATTGCTTCGCGAAGCTCTTCGAGCAGGGTCTACCTGGTCCACAACGTGGAGTTCGGAGGGCTCCACACCCCTCTCCTCGTGAGGCTGTGCAGAATATTCGAGTGCAGGATGGACAATATAATGGTTTCCAGATCCTTCAGGTTGAACGATACTGTGAAAATCCTGGAAGACCTTGCCGCTGAAAAAGACTCCGTGGTAGTCCTAGTGTTCCCTTACAACTACCTGCCCAGCGATCCCTCGAAATACAGTGAAGCAACCAGGATAACGGGGCTTTTATCGAGAATATCCGTGTTCAACCAAGTAGTAATCTTCAACACTGTTTCAAGATACGGGTATTTCATGCCGGAAGGCGGTAGCATGCACCACCATGCTGTTAAGATCATCGTGAGGGTTATGAGAAGAAACGGCAGGGTTGTGTCGCAAATCGTTAAACACCCTGTTAAAAACGAGGGAGTAAGGGTTTTTTCGGAGAGACTTCTTGAAGCAGGGGTAGTGGCAAGGGGTTCTAGAAGCCTTCTAGCCTGGATTAGGAGCTGACTATTCCCCGGTCCTCACCCAACACTAGTCATGGTTTTAAACTAAGCCGTCATTATTATAATTAGCTTAGTGATTGCTGTGAAAACCCATGACGTAGAGATGACGTTAAAGTGGGGTCAGAACTACTAGACAATGTTGTCGAGGTCGTAGCGGGTCTATGGTTGGTTTACGTCTCCATAACAGTGGCTGGAGGTGTTGCATACTTCTTATACAAGCCTCGGAAAAGCTTGTTTAAGTCAACTAATTATGAAATAGTAGTTGTCTCGAAAGCTGATGAAAAGGTTAAGAACAGCCTTCTCGAAGTAGTAAGGTACCACTTGAAGAAGTTTGGAAAACTCACAGTAGTCATAGATGAAGGAGCGCCTTTAACCAATACTTTGAAATCAATCAGGTCGCTGAACCTGGTTATCGTCCCAGCCTCCTACCGGAGAGACCTTGTGGGGAAGGGGCGCGCCCTAAGCTATTTCATCGAGAACCAGGTGGACGATGAGAAGTGGTACGTGTTCATAGATGATGACAATCTAATCCTTGACGAATCCTTCCTTTACGAAATACCTTACTACGAGGAAAAGGGTTTCGCAGCAGGAAACGGCATATTACTCCCTAGGCCTGGGAGAAGCAAAATAGCCTACGTTATGGACTGGATAAGGTATGTTGATGATTTAACACTCTACAGGTTTTTCACCGGGCTGGTTTCACGCCCCCTGCTAGGGTTGCACGGGGAGCTGTTAATAGTTAAGGGAAGGGTTCTCAGGGAAGTAGGCTTCACGTTCAAATCGATAACAGAGGATTTCAGGTTTGCCACGGAGCTGATTAAGAAGGGATATAAAACATGGCAGTCGGGTACAAGAGTCTCTATTAAAAGCCCGAACAGCCTGAGAGACCTGGTGAAACAGCGTGGACGATGGTTCAAGGGGATGCTGTCAGATATTAAATACAGCCCTGTTCCCATGAAGCTTATAGTGGGCTTCCGCTCGGTGATATGGAGTTTCAACTTTGTCTCAACCCTTCTAATAGGGCCCTTGCTAGCTTACATGGGCCTGATATGGGTGCTGATACCTGGGAGTCTCTACTACTTAACATCCTACACCTATGGAGTATACAGGTCTGGAAAACCCTACATGCTCCTCCTTGTCCCCTTCTTCGGCTTCATAGAGGCTTCCTCAAGGGTTTATGGATTAATCAATGTGAACGATTTCGTGGTTATTGATAAAAACTGATAAAACAATCTTAAAACTCAGGGTGGATTCTGAAATGGTGACACCTTTGAAAAAGTTTAAACTCAAATATGCTGACACCACCCTGTTCTTTGGCGAGAAATCTATTGGAAACCTGGAGACCTGGGTTCACGGTAAACAAGTAGTGGGATTAGTAATGAGCAGGACGGCTGCGAAAAACTCGGGTGCCCTGCAAGAAGTGCTTGAAATACTGTCGAGACATAGCATTGTCCACGTTCCATACAGCGATGTAACACCAAATCCCTACGCATCACAAGCCGTATCCTGCGCAGAACTGTTTAGGAAGGAAAGGGTTGACTCTATCATAGCAATAGGCGGAGGGAGCGTGATAGATGTTGCGAAAACTGTTTCCATACTGGTGAAGAGTAATTTGTCACCTACCGAGCTTGTAAAAGGCGTCAAGCCCGAAAACACCCTGCCGCTGGCGGCTGTTAATTTAACGCATGGAACAGGTAGCGAAATAGACCGGTACGCAGTACTCACCTTCGAGGAAACAGGGGAGAAAAGAGGTTTCACAGCCAGATATCCTGAGGTATCGATAGATGATCCCAGGTTTACATTAACTCTTCCAAGAGATCAAACATTGTTCACATCTCTCGACGCCTTCTACCACGCATACGAGTCCGCAACCTCATTGTACACGAACATGTTTGTGCAGACTCTTTCAAGCGAGGCCGCCGGGATTATTGTTAAAACCTTACCAGAGGCTCTTTCAAACATGAAGTCGCTCGAGCTAAGGTCTAGGCTACTTTACGCGTCGATGATTGCAGGAATAAGTATTGACATAGCGTTAACGCATCTAAACCACGCGTTAGAGCATACCTTCTCCGGCTTAAACCCTAGACTTCCACACGGGGAGGGCCTCGCCATTCTCGGTCCAAGAATCATATACCATGTCCATAAAGCAGTCCCCGAGGACTCCGCGATTATATTGAAACATATAGATCCCTCTATAAGACCCTTGTCTGGAGATGCTGAGAAAGCCTATGTAGCGGTCAGGGAGTTTCAGAACAGGCTTGGCTTGAAGAGGAAGCTGAGCGACTACGGCTTCGGGCTAGATGACATACCCGGCATCGTAGCTTACACTCTGAGAATAATCAGAGAAAGGTATAAAACAACGCCGGTAAATGTGAGCGAGGATGTCCTCAAGGATATTATTCTGGACGCCCTATAGGTTCATGATAGGATTTTCCACATGTAAGGACTCTCCGGAGGTCTGAAATACCCTAGCCTCCTGTAGTACTCTCTAGCTCCTATCCCGCTTATGACAAGAATCTTCCTAGCCCCATACTCCTCCGAGGCAATTCTCTCCGCTTCACTCATCAGCTTCCTGCCCCATCCAACATGCTGCCACCAGTAACCCCTGTCCCCGACAGGGGTTTCAGGACCATACACGTGAAGCTCCCTTATTATCGCGGTATTGTGATCTACCTCCCATCTATGGGCTTTCTCGCTAGGGATCCGCATTCTGAGGAAACCGATAATTATGTTCAGCTCAGGGTCTTCCACGCTTAAGAATTCCTCAATCCCTCCTCCCGCTTCATAAGTAAGCCTTTTAATCCTGGTTCGCGAGGGATCAGGAGTCAACCCGTGCTTGTAACATCTAAGCCCTACCTCCCGAAACCTTATCTCCTTTATCAACACGCCCTTCTCGACGGCTCTACTCTCCACTAATTCTCTGAGATTAGCTTTCTTAGTCCCGTCTGCGACCTCGTCAGCTGGAATATCTCTTCTAATCCTCATCACCCTAACATACTCGGGAATATACCTGTACGCCTCGCTGACAAGCTCTACGACTTCATCATCATGATAGGGTTTGTATAGGCCCTGCCTCCACCATTCGTAGAGTCTCGTGCCCTCGATTACTTCGGTAGGATATATTTTGAGCATGTCCGGGCGGAAATCAGGGTTTTCAAACAAGGTTTTAATCATCTCTAAATCCCTATCGAAATCGCTGCCGGGGAGGCCGAGCATCACGTGATAGCATATTTTGAAACCAGCATCCCTCAATATTCTTGTGGATTCAACACTATCTTTGACGCTGTGTCCCCGGTTGATTCTTTGAAGAACATCATCATATATGCTTTGAACACCTAGCTCAACCTTGGTGGCCCCGTAGGAGAGCATTTCATCAGCGTGCTCCTCCCTACCGTAATCCGGCCTTGTCTCAATAGTTAAGCCTACAACTCTCAATGGTGCAGTCTCGTTTCTGAGCAGCGCATTCTCCAGTTCAATCCTCCAGGGTGGAATCCTCACCGGATACCTGTTGAAAGCCTCGTACACGCTAGTTATAAACCATTTCTTATAAGTATCGGGAAGAGCGAGGAAAGTGCCCCCCATGATGATGACTTCTATTTTACTGGGATTATGACCCAATGCCTCATACTGCTTCAGCCTCTCAAAAACCTGGTGAAAAGGGTGGAACCTGTTCCTGCGAGCTCTTCTCACAGCGGGCTCGTTGCCGAAATAGCTTTTCGGGGCATCATATTCTATTCCGCCTGGACAATAGTAGCACCTTCCAGGGCATGGGAGAGGGTGTGTCATAACAGCTACTACGGTTATACCGCTCAGCATTCTCGAAGGCTTCCTCACCTTCCTCAATACTTCCGCATCCATCTCCAATTCCCGTTTCCAGGTAGGGATTTCCCTCAAGCATTTTAATATTTCTAACTCATTTATCAACAAGGGTATTAACCCGATGAAAATACTAAGGGATTTAATAGAGGTTGACACGGCTGTAGAAGCTTTTGCGAGAGCTCTTTCAAAGATAAGCCTGCGAACAGAGTCTTTAAGGATAGGTGAAGCATTGGGGAGAGTTGTAGCTTCTGAGGTGAAGGCTGAATTCGACTTCCCTGACCAGGATAGAAGCGCTGTAGACGGGTACGCGGTAGTGGCTGAGGACACATACTACGCCTCTCAGTACAGCCCTGTTGAATTGAGGCTTGTTCATGATAGACGGGGAGATTTGTGTATTGGGAAAGGAGAAG
This region of Thermosphaera aggregans genomic DNA includes:
- a CDS encoding glycosyltransferase family 2 protein; its protein translation is MGSELLDNVVEVVAGLWLVYVSITVAGGVAYFLYKPRKSLFKSTNYEIVVVSKADEKVKNSLLEVVRYHLKKFGKLTVVIDEGAPLTNTLKSIRSLNLVIVPASYRRDLVGKGRALSYFIENQVDDEKWYVFIDDDNLILDESFLYEIPYYEEKGFAAGNGILLPRPGRSKIAYVMDWIRYVDDLTLYRFFTGLVSRPLLGLHGELLIVKGRVLREVGFTFKSITEDFRFATELIKKGYKTWQSGTRVSIKSPNSLRDLVKQRGRWFKGMLSDIKYSPVPMKLIVGFRSVIWSFNFVSTLLIGPLLAYMGLIWVLIPGSLYYLTSYTYGVYRSGKPYMLLLVPFFGFIEASSRVYGLINVNDFVVIDKN
- a CDS encoding iron-containing alcohol dehydrogenase, with product MTPLKKFKLKYADTTLFFGEKSIGNLETWVHGKQVVGLVMSRTAAKNSGALQEVLEILSRHSIVHVPYSDVTPNPYASQAVSCAELFRKERVDSIIAIGGGSVIDVAKTVSILVKSNLSPTELVKGVKPENTLPLAAVNLTHGTGSEIDRYAVLTFEETGEKRGFTARYPEVSIDDPRFTLTLPRDQTLFTSLDAFYHAYESATSLYTNMFVQTLSSEAAGIIVKTLPEALSNMKSLELRSRLLYASMIAGISIDIALTHLNHALEHTFSGLNPRLPHGEGLAILGPRIIYHVHKAVPEDSAIILKHIDPSIRPLSGDAEKAYVAVREFQNRLGLKRKLSDYGFGLDDIPGIVAYTLRIIRERYKTTPVNVSEDVLKDIILDAL
- a CDS encoding elongator complex protein 3 gives rise to the protein MRKVRKPSRMLSGITVVAVMTHPLPCPGRCYYCPGGIEYDAPKSYFGNEPAVRRARRNRFHPFHQVFERLKQYEALGHNPSKIEVIIMGGTFLALPDTYKKWFITSVYEAFNRYPVRIPPWRIELENALLRNETAPLRVVGLTIETRPDYGREEHADEMLSYGATKVELGVQSIYDDVLQRINRGHSVKDSVESTRILRDAGFKICYHVMLGLPGSDFDRDLEMIKTLFENPDFRPDMLKIYPTEVIEGTRLYEWWRQGLYKPYHDDEVVELVSEAYRYIPEYVRVMRIRRDIPADEVADGTKKANLRELVESRAVEKGVLIKEIRFREVGLRCYKHGLTPDPSRTRIKRLTYEAGGGIEEFLSVEDPELNIIIGFLRMRIPSEKAHRWEVDHNTAIIRELHVYGPETPVGDRGYWWQHVGWGRKLMSEAERIASEEYGARKILVISGIGAREYYRRLGYFRPPESPYMWKILS